DNA sequence from the Rubripirellula tenax genome:
TCGGATTGCTGGTAATGGTGATCGCGCAAGGGTTGCTTGGCGGCATGCGAGTTGTCCTGGGCGACCGGACTCTGGCGATGGTCCACGGGTGTTTCGGACCGGCGTTCTTTGCCGTTTGTGTCGTCGCAGCGGTGGTGACCAGCGATTTTTGGTGGCGGCGAAACGATTCGACGACGATGGGATTACCGAAAATCGGTCGAGGCATCTTGGCCGTTGGATTTTGCCTGATCGGACTCAGTTACCTGCAACTCGTCCTGGGTGCCCAACTTCGGCACGTCCAACCGACGACTCGGCCCGGCATTTTCGCCATGATCATTATGCTGCACGTGATGACGGCGTTCATTTTGTGGGCCGCGACGGGGGGGGCGTGGCTGCGGCTTCGGCGATGCGGCGATTTGACGCTCTCGCGTCCTGCGGCGGGATTGGTAGGATTGGTGGCTGTGCAGATCGCGTTGGGAATCGGTACTTGGGTCGTCAACTACGGCTGGCCATCGATTTTAGAGTGGGTGCCCGGCTCGGCGGACTTCCTGATTCGAGCCAAGGGATTCGCCGATTCGATCATTGTCACGGCTCACGTGGCAACGGGGTCGCTGATTTTGGCAGTTTCGGCGATGCTGACTGCACGGTTAGGAAGAGAAAGATCGAGGCGACGAAACGAATCGCCCAGCGATGATTCCGCCATCACCAAACAACCTGAACTAGCGGTCTCGTCCGATTCCGTTCCCGCGACCGTTACTTCCTAGGACCGGCTTTTCCGACATGGCGACTGATCTTCTGACGGCCGATGCATCCCCGCAGGATGCAACCATGACCAATGCATCCGCAATTAAGCCGATCCGCGCCAGTGCCTCGAAAGAACCGACCAGGGTAGGGCAGGGGAGTGCCGAAGTTTTGGACCGATCGCAAAGCAACGCCAAAGCGAAGGCCACGCCGTCCGTTTTTCGTGATTACGTCGAACTGACCAAGCCTCGTATCGTCACCATGATCTTGGTGACCACAACCGCGACCGCCATCATCGGCGGGGGCGGTTTGATTTCGATGGTCGATTGGCTGTGGCTGATGCTGGGCACCGCGGCGATATCGGGAAGCGCCGGCGCGGCGAACCAAATCTGGGAACGCGTGATCGATTGCAACATGACGCGAACGGCGAATCGGCCGCTGCCGGCAAGTCGTGTCGCCCTGTTCCCCGCGGTGGCCTACACCGCCGCGTTGGGGATCGGCGGATCCGCGATTTTGTGGTCGATGTTCGGCGCGATCCCCGCGATCGCGGGGATCGCGACCTGGTTGATTTATGTGTTGGTTTACACGCCGATGAAAACTCGCACGGCTTGGAACACCACGGTCGGTGCGGTTGCCGGAGCGCTGCCGGTCTTGATCGGCTACACCGCCATGGGCGGATCGATCACGGGCGTAAGCGGCTGGCTTTTATTCGGCGTGCTGGCGACGTGGCAGTATCCGCACTTCATGGCGATCGCTTGGATGTATCGACACCAGTATGACGCGGCGGGCTTTAAGATGACCACCACCGTCGAACCGACCGGACGCAGCGCCGGATGGCAAAGCATCGTCGGTTCGCTTGCGTTGATCGCCTGTGGTGTCGCACTGTGTTTCATCGACGGCTTTTCGTGGTTCGCAATTCCCGCGGCGATCGGAGTCCTGATCGCGACGGTACCGATGTTGAAGGCGTCGATACAGTTTACGAAATCGCCCGACGACGGACGAGCTCGTAAGTTGTTGCGGTCGTCGTTGTTGGTGCTGCCGGCGGTGCTTTTGATCGTCACCCTTCGCGTGTTCTGGTAATCGTTGATGCCAGTTTGTATCGCGAAAGAAATTCACCACGCCTATGGTGACCATGTGGCGCTCGGTGGCGTGGATCTGTCGGTCGACGGCGGCGAGATCGTCACGTTGTTGGGACCGAACGGCAGCGGCAAGACGACGCTGTTTCGATTGCTGTGTACGCTGCTGCCGCTGCAACAGGGATCGATCACGATCGGCGGCTTCGACGCCAAGGCGAACCCGTTGGCCGTGCGAGGCCAGATCGGGATCGTGTTCCAATCGCCCAGCTTGGATAAGAAACTAACCGTCGACGAAAACATCGCCTGCCAAGCGGCGCTTTACGGAATCCGCGGAGCAGACCTAGCAAAGCGACGTGACGAACTGCTGTCGATGCTGGAGTTGACGGACCGACGCGCAGACTTTTGCGAATCGCTGTCGGGCGGACTGAAACGACGCGTCGAACTTGCCAAGGGCATGCTGCACCGACCACGATTGCTGCTGCTGGACGAACCGAGCACAGGCTTGGACCCGTCCGCGCGGTTGAATCTGTGGAGTGCCATTCGCAAGATGGCCGACGAGGGAATGGCGGTACTGATGACGACGCACTTGTTGGAAGAAGCCGACAAGGCCGACCGAGTCGCCATTTTGTCGAGCGGCAAAAAAATCGCCGAAGGGACGCCGCACGGATTGCGAAGCGAAATGGGCGACGGGTTGGTGACGATCGAGACGTCGTGCGAAACCGAAGTCGAACAGATCCTGCGAAACGAACTCGGCCTGGACGCTCAATGCTTGCACCACCAGATCCGGTTGCGCACCGATGCACCGGGGCCGCTGGTGGCGACGCTATTGGAACGACTGGGCGACAAAGCGGAATCGATTTCGATCGGAAGGCCAAGCCTGGAAGATGTGTTCGTCGCCAAAACAGGAAAAGTCTTTGAGTAACCAAGCGAGACATGCCCCAACGATTGCCGACGGCTACGGGGCGGCCTGGATGCTGGCGCGGCGCGAGTGGGTGCGATTCTTTCGTCAACGCAATCGCGTGACGGCAGCGATCTTGCAACCGCTGCTGTTCTGGCTGCTGTTCGGTACCGGGCTGAAGGGTGCGTTCTCGGGATCAGGCGAACTGGACTTCATGCAGTTCTTTTTGCCGGGAACGCTCGGGCTGATCGTCCTGTTCACCGCAATCTTTGCCACGATCTCGGTCATCGAAGACCGACGCGAAGGCTTCATGCAATCTGTCCTGGTCGCGCCGGTGGGTCGTTGGCCGGTGTTGTTCGGCAAGGTGATCGGCGGATCCGCGATCGCCTGGGTACAAGCGGCCGTGTTCCTGACGCTGGTGTACGTGGTCGGCACCGTTTCGATCAGCTGGACGGTGATCCCGATCTTGGTGCTGCTGGCGGTCGTCGCGGTGGCGATGTGTTCGCTGGGCATGATCGTGGCATGGCCGATGGAGAGCACTCAGGGGTTCCATGCGATCATGATGCTGGGACTGATGCCGATGTGGCTGCTCAGCGGTTCGTTCTTTCCGATTCCGGTTCTGGACGCGTCGGCGAGCTGGGGACAATGGATCTTGGGCGGTATCATGCGCGTGAACCCGCTTAGCTATTCGATGGTCGAGCTTCGCCGGTTGATGTTTCCGCATATTGATTTTGCTGCCGTCGGTTTCGCGCCGTCGTCGCCCCTGTGTTGGGCGGTTTCGATCGCGATGGCCGTGGTGACGACGTTGATCGCGTGGTATTTGATGCGTGGCAGTCGCAAGGTTGACGTGATTGTATAGAGGAGCCCAACGAATATGAAAACACTGACAAACGTTGTGATGATTCTTTTGATCGGCGTCGGGCTGGGCTTGGCAATCCGATCGTTCCGACCGGCACGATTCGGTGGTCCCGGTCCCGATGAAACCGTGTTCACCAACGATGGGCCCGCGGCGACCGATCCCAACGAGATTGAAAACGCGACACCGACGAAGCCGCCCGAGGACGAAGAATGGCTGAGCCGGTTCGAGTTGACCGAGCGCAGCGGCAAGACGATCAAGAGCGAAGACCTGGCCGGCCATCCGTACGTCGTCAGTTTCTTCTTCAGCACGTGCCCCAGCATTTGTGTCCAACAGAATCAGATCATCAAAGAACTGCAGGACGAATTCGAAGGCCAGGGCGTTCGCTTTGTCGCGATCTCGGTCGACCCCGAAAACGACACCCCGGAGAAACTGCGGGAATACGCGGCCCGGTTCGGTGCCGACGAAGAACAATGGCTGTTCATGACCGGCGACCTGACATACATCCGCCGCATCGGTGCCGAGATATTTCGGCAACCGGTCAACAAACAATTCCACACCGAACGGTTCGTCTTGGTTGACCCGAAGGGCGAGATCGAGGGCTTTTACAATTGGCCCGAGAAACGCCAATTGGCGGCCATGAAAGAACAGATCCGCGAAATGATGAAAGACCAAGACTCGTGATGAATTGGCAATTTTTGGCGGACAACCTTCCTCACGTCACCGCGGCACTAAACGCCACCGCCGCGGTGCTGCTGGCGTTCGGGTTGGTGAACATCAAGCGGGGCAAGGCTCGAGTCCACAAGAAATACATGCTGGCGGCCCTGGGGGTCAGCGCGTTGTTCCTGGTGCTTTACCTGTTCCACAAAGTGGCGTTGTTCCAAGCGACGGGCGAGCCGAACAAGCGGTTCCCGACCGATCCGGCGATTGCCTCGGATGCGGCCCGGTACACCTATTACGGCATTTTGGGGACTCACCTAATTTTGGCGATCACGGTCCCTTTCTTGGCGGTGCGGGCCGTATATCTTGCCAAAACGGGCCGAATCGTGGCCCACAAGAAGCTGGTCCGCTATGCGTTTCCGATCTGGATGTACGTTTCGGTGACCGGCGTGATGGTTTACGCGATGCTGTATCAACTGTACGCGGTCTAGCCATTTACAGATCGGACCTTGTTTGCGTAGACTACCGGGCTTCGATTTCCCCGCATTTGCCCGTATTTCTCGCTTCCGAGCCGATTTTTCGTGTTTGAGTCCCTCTCCGACGGTCTGCAGTCCGCCTTCAAGAGCTTGTCCGGCAAAGGCAAGTTGACCGAAGGCAATATGCAAGACGGGCTGGAGATCGTGAAACGGTCAATGCTGGAGGCTGACGTCAGCTACAGCGTCGTCGAGGATTTTATGGCTCAGGTGTCCGAGCGGGCGCTGGGCAAACGGGTATTGTTGAGTCTTCGGCCGCACGAAGAACTGGTCAACATCGTCCACAGTGAACTGATCTCGATCTTGGGTCCAGTCGACCCGTCGCTGCACCTGAAGAAAGACGGTCCGACAATCATCATGCTGTGCGGCCTGCAAGGCAGCGGTAAGACGACGACGTGCGGCAAACTTTCCCAGTTACTCAAAGAAGAAAACATCACGCCGCTATTGGTCGCCGCCGACTTGCAGCGTCCGGCCGCGATCGACCAACTTCACGTCATCGGCGACCAGTTAAGTGTTCCCGTCTTTAGCGACAAAGGCAATCAAGATCCGGTCGCGGTTTGTAAAGCCGGTGTCGACAAGGCCATCAAGGACGGCAACCGTGTCGTGATCCTGGACACGGCCGGCCGATTGGCGATCGACGAAACGTTGATGGCGGAACTCAAACGCATCGACAAGAAGGTCTCGCCCGACCAAGTTTATTTGGTCGTCGACGGCATGACCGGCCAAGACGCGGTCAACAGCGCGGGTGCCTTCAACGAAGCGCTCGAGCTCGACGGCGTCATCATGACAAAGTTGGACGGCGACGCACGCGGCGGTGCGTTGCTGTCGGTCAAGCAAGTCACCGGTGTGCCGATCAAGTTCATCGGCACCGGCGAGCACTTTGATGCTCTTGAACCGTTCCGCCCCGAAGGAATGGCGAGCCGAATCTTGCAGATGGGCGATATCGTCGCTGCGGCTCGCGAGGCGCACCGAATCGTCGACGAAAAAGAACGCGAAGAACTCGAGGCCAAGATGGCGTCGGGCGACTTCACGTTGGACGACTTCAAAAACATGATGCAAAAGGTTTCGAAGCCTGGCATCATGGGACGCATGATGGGCTTGATGCCGGGCATGGGGCAATTCAAGGACGTGCTGGAAAGCGACGAAGCGTCCAAAGGCATCAACCAGACCATCGGCGCGATCAACGCGATGACGATGGAAGAACGTCGCAACCCCAAGATCATCGATGCCCACCGTCGCAACCGGATCGCCAAAGGCGCCGGAGTGCAGACGCCGATCGTCTCGCAATTGATCAAACAGTTCGAAGTCATGAAGCCGTTGATGCAGGGCATGGCGGGCGGCGGAATGGGCGACCGAATGAAGATGATGCAGCAACTGCAGGCCGGCGGCATGGGTGATCCCATGGGCGGCGGACTGCAGCTTGCTAAGAAAAGCACCGGTAAAAGGCTGAGCGCCAACGAACGGGCTCAGCAGAAAAAAGAGCGTGAAAAGCTAAAACGCCGAATGAAACGCAAGAAGTAAGTAGAAAGTGCCAGTCGTTCTGGCACCGACCCGGATTACCGAAAACGTTTTGGTTTCCAGGAAGTCTGACTAGTCGTCGAAACTCGTTTCCCTTTAGGAACAAAAAACTTATGGCAGTTCGAATTCGAATGAAGAAAATGGGGCGTGCTCACCGCCCTTTCTATCGCGTTGTTGCGATGGACAAACGTAGCCCTCGTGACGGTCGCGTCATCGAAGAACTGGGAACCTACGACCCGATGTGTCCCGAAACGGATGCTCGCGTCAACCTTAAAGGTGAACGAATCGATTACTGGTTGGGTGTTGGCGCACAACCGAGCGACAAGGTCGGCGTGCTGATCAAGAAGTACGGCACTGAAGGCACTCACTTGGAAGCTCAAAAGGCAGCCATGGAACGCCTCGGCAAACGCAAACAATACACTCCGGCACCGCCCGAACCGGCCAAGCCGAAGAAGGAAGAACCGAAGGCCGAAGCTGCGCCGGAAGCACCAGCCGAAGAAGCTGCTGCCGAAGCCGCACCTGCGGAAGAAACTGCGTCCGAATAGTCGATTGATGAACGTTTGAAAGAGAACCATGCGATTCGATATCGTCACGCTCTTTCCGGCGTTGTTCGAGGGTTACCTTGGCGAAGGACTTCTTAGCAAAGCGATTAAGAACGAACTCGTCGATATTCATCGGCACGACTTGCGAGAATTTGCACCCCAGTCTGTTCACCGTCCGGTTGATGACAAACCGTTCGGCGGCGGCCCTGGGATGCTGATCCAAGTCGAACCGACGGTGAAGTGTGTCGAAGCAGTCGAAGCGATGTCAGCGGTGAGAGCAAGAAGAATCTTGTTGACACCCGGTGGCAAAACGTTCGACCAACGCATGGCTGAAGAATTCGCATCCGACCAGCGGTTGATCCTGCTGTGCGGGCGCTACGAAGGATTCGACCAACGCGTGACAGACATTTGGCAACCCGAGGAAATCAGCATCGGCGACTTCGTCCTTAACGGCGGCGAAGTGGCAGCGATGGTGATTATCGAAGCAGTGATTCGGTTGATCCCTGGCGTGCTGGGCGATCAACAAAGCAACATTGATGACTCGTTCAGCCAGGGAAACCGGTTGCTCGAGTTTCCACAATACACGCGACCGAGAGAGTTCCGAGGCCACACCGTGCCCGACGTCCTGACGGGCGGCGATCACGGAGCCATCGCCAAATGGCGAGCGGAACAGAGTCGATTGCGAACCCAGTCCCGGCGTAGCGATTTGCTAGCCGAGAACGAAATCGAAAACAAACACCCCAACGAGTGAGCTATAAAAATGTCCAAAGCGATTATGGACCTGGTCGAAAAGACCGCCTTGAAAGATGAAATGCCCAAGTTCGAAATCGGCGATACCGTCGATGTTCACTTGAAGATTCTTGAAGGCAACAAGGAACGCATCCAAGTGTTCTCGGGCGTCGTCATTGCACGAAGCGGCAGCGGTTCGCGAGAAATGTTCGCGGTCCGTCGCATCGTCGCGGGCGAAGGTGTGGAACGCAAGTTCCCCGTCCACAGCCCACGAATCGAAAAGATCGAAGTCACGCGCAGCGGCGTCGTCCGACGTGCAAAGCTGTACTTCTTGCGTGGTCGCGTCGGCAAGGCAGTCCGCCTGAAAGAGCGTCGCCGCACGTAAAAGCGTGCTGGATCAGCACCCTACGTGGACCCGCGACTCCGTTGCCGGGACAACTGCAAAGCAGTTCACGAAAAAAACGTACACCCTGCGACTCCGTCGCAGGGCCATACAGGGTTGGCGGTTTCATAGTCACGTGCTCAAGGGGCCTGCTCCGGTGCATCCACTTGTCAAACGCGTTCACGACCAATACATCGACATTCGGTTCGGTGCGATTGACCAGAACGCCTCGGTGGGAAAGCGGGGCGAGCAAGCTGCCGCTCGATTGCTTCGCCAAAAAGGCCTGGTCGTCGTTGCTGAAAGCGAATCCGACAAAGGCGGCGAGATCGATTTGATCGCGATCGACCGAAAGAAAAAAACGATCATCTTTGTCGAAGTCAAAACCCACTCGACTACCAAACCAGGGCACCCAGCCGAACGCGTCGACGCAGAAAAGCAGGGCAGGGTATCTCGAGCGGCGCTGCGTTACTTGAAACGCAAGAGTCTCTTGGGTATCACCGCCCGTTTCGACGTGATCGCAGTCTGGTGGCACGGCAAAGGTAAATCACCCGATAAGATCGAACACTATGAGTCGGCGTTTGAAGTCGCCGGCGAGTATCAAATGTTTTGAACTTCCGTGGAACGAGAGTTTATTCAAATGCCAGACGGATCCGTTGGCCAACCCATCTCACGACGCTTGATGTTGCGTTTGGCCGCATCCACTTCGGTCGTCGCCGCAGTAGCGACGGGCGATGACGATGTCGGGGCCCATCGCAAGCGGATCTATATCGCCGCTGATGACCACACCGATTACATGTGGACGGCCGACGAGCAGACGTATCGTCAAGCATTTTTAGAGACGATCGATCACTATTTGGACTTGGCCGATCAAACCGATGATCGGCCACTGCATTTCCAAAGCCGTTGGAATTGCGACGGACTGCTATGGCTTCGCGAATACGAACAGCACAAGTCACCCGAACAAGTTGACCGGCTGGTTCGGCGAATCAAAAGCGGGCACATTTCGTTTCCGATGACGGTCCTGGTGTCGTGCTATGGCGCGATGCCTGCCGAAGCCGCGATTCGTAGCCTGTACTATGGCGGCCAAGTCGAGCGTCGATACCAGATTCGGTTGCCGATGGCTGTTGCGATGGAGAACCAAACGTTGCCGCTGGGTCTTGGCATGCTCTGGGCTGGCAGCGGCGTACGATATTCGTGGCGAGGAATCTGTGGCTGTGCAAGTAAGATCAAAGATTCCGCCAGTCGCCGCGACCACGACGTTTACTGGTGGGTCGGCCCCGACGGCAGCCGCGTTTTGATGAAGTGGTATTCGTTGTACAAGCCCGTCACCAACGGATCGTATTGGAACGAGGGTCCCGGCGGGTATGCCGAGGCCCGCTATCCCGAAGCCGCAATCAAATTTGTCGAAACAGACGCTGACTTCCAAAGCCGCAACCCGCACCATGTATTGGGGCTGTTCGGTCAAGGCTGGGACGACCTTGAAACCAAGGTCGAACTTGACGATCCCGTCAACAGCTTTCCCGCGGTCGCCCAGCGGATGACCGACGAAACTCGACAAGTCATCGTCAGCAATGAACTGGACTACTTCCACGACATGGAACAAACCCACGGCAAGGGTTTACCAGCGGTTCAGTGTTCGTTTGGCAATGAATGGGAATTGTATTCGGCATCGTTGGCCGAGGTATCCGCATCGGTCAAACGGGCCACTGAGAAACTTCGCGCCGCCGAAGCGATGGCCGTTATGGTGGAACAAGAACGCCCCGGCTTCGATCGCTCGTTGGACGGGATGCGAGACCAAGCGTGGATCGCGATGGGACTTTACTGGGAACACGATTGGACGGCCGACGGGCCGGTGTCGCGTAAACAACGCGCCGCGTGGCAACGAAAGATTGCCCGACAAATCGTCGACTATGTCGATTCACTGCACGACTTGGCTGCAAAGGCGCTGGGTGAACTGATCGGCTCGGATGACCCCAGCGATCTGAAGAACAACCGACGCATCTTTGTTTTCAATCCGCTGTCCTGGGAACGAACCGACGTCGTTGATGTCGCCATCGACGGCGACGATTGGCATGTCGTCGACAAGGCCAACGAGAAAACGCTCGTCTCGCAAGTGGCTGTTCAAGAAGGCCACACGTCGTTGCGATTTCTGGCCGAGAAGATCCCCGCGTGCGGCTATCGCGTGTTCGAGTTGCGAGCCGGGAAAACGCAACCCGCTGCGGCAACGATCCGAGTTACGGACGGAAAAATGGTCTCGGCGCACGACACGATCATCGTTTCACCCGATGGAGCGATCGATTTCTGGGGCGCGACGCGATTGGGCAAAGTGATGATCAAACCGGGTGCCCGAGGAAATCACTTGGAACCGGCACTCGGAAAAATCAGCATCGAATCATCGGGACCGATCAGCACGACCGTGCGGGTCGATGTCGCCCGACCGATCGCTCGAACCACGCGAGTGACGCTGTTTGAACACCTCGATCGGATCGAAATCGACAACCGACTGCGCGAGAATTTTTCCAGCGTTGAAAGCTGGCGATACGTATTCAATCTGCGTTTCCCACGAACGGTTCATGAAGAGGTCGGCGCCGTCATCCGCGCGTCCACGCTTGCCGAAGGCGGCGACTATGCCGATCGAAATGCGCGAACGGACTGGTTGACGATGAATCGCATGGTGTTGATGCGAGACACCACCGCAGCGGTCACCATCGCCAATCGCGATTGTCTGTTCTTTCACCTCGGCGATGCTAGGACCGATCCGATGGATTCGTCATCCAACACGATCTATGCACTGGCCGGTGGACAAGTCGACGGATCGAAACTGGGCATTCCCGATCAAGGTGGCGACAAAACGTTTGTCCAACGTTTTGCGCTGACCGCGTCGTCACCCAAACGAACGATCGCCGCAGCGATGCGGGGATCGATGGAGTTCGCCAATCCGTTGGTTGTCGGCCAAATCGAAAGCTTCGATGGTCCGCTTCACCCAACTGAATTATCGATACTGAACGTGTCCAGTGATTCCATCATCGCGTCAGCAATGAAGGTTGCCGATACTCGCGACGGATTTGTCGTTCGACTTTGGAATCTTGCCGACAAGCCGGCGCGTTGTACCGTATCGATGAATCGCCCGATCACATCGTGCAAGCAGGTGACGCACGTCGAAACAGACATCGGCCCCATGGAGGTCGCCGATGGCAAAGTTGCCGTTGCGATCCCGGCCCGTGGATGGCTGACGCTGCAAGTGAACGTCTAGATCGACCGTTGGCTCGCCGGATCATCCATTGCGTTTGCGGCAAAGCCCTTCGCCCGCAATAGACACGCATCGCAGCGACCGCATGCGCATCCTTCATCGCCGGGGTCGTAGCATGAAAGCGTATTCGCGTAGTCGACGCCGAGTGACAACCCGGTTCGGATGATCTCTGCCTTGCTCAGGTCAATCAGCGGCGTGTGGATGATCAGCCGCCGGTCACTCTCCACCGACGCTTTGGTGGCAAGGTTCGCCATCGCTTCAAACGCAGCAACGAATTCGGGACGGCAATCCGGGTATCCGCTGTAGTCCAGCGCGTTGACACCGATAAAGATATCGCGTGCCCCGATGGTTTCCGCGAACGCAATCGCGAGCGATAAAAAGACGGTGTTGCGAGCCGGCACGTAGGTCACCGGAATCTCAGCCCCCATCGTTTCAACGCTGTCTGTTTTCGGAACAGCGATATTGGCATCCGTCAGCGCCGAGCCACCGAATTGGGCCAAGTCGATGTCAACGATTCGGTGCGAAGCGGCGCCGATCGCATCTGCCACCCGCGTCGCACGGTCGAGTTCGTATTGGTGACGTTGCCCATACCGAAAACTGATCGCGTGCGGCGTGAAGCCTTCGTTTCGAGCGATCGCCAGACACGTCGCACTATCGAGACCGCCCGACAACAAGACGACGGCGGGTTGAGACGGTTTCATTTCTTCCACAGCTTGCGACCAATCGACGGGTTGTAGTTTGTCCATTTTTCGTCACCGCCCACGTCCGTTTGGATCGCGGCGGTGTACGCCCAAAGTTTCGCATCCAGATTGTCGATGTGGTGCAGCGTTACCGATTCCAACATGACTGGCAACTTCGGGCTTCCAAATTCGATCAGACCGTGATGGCTGACGATCATGTGTTCCAGGTGCAACCGCAACTCTGCGGGGAAGTCGTCGCCCGCGTTTTCAAACGCTGCAATTTTTTCGCCAAGCATCTGCACGCCGATCACGATGTGTCCGACCAATTGGCCGCGGTCCGTGTACGAGATCTCGCCATCGCAAGAGAGTTCTTCGATCTTCCCCAAATCGTGCAGAAACGCACCGAACAACAACAAGTCGGCATCCAATTGGGGATAGCGCGGCGCGACCAGCTTGCAGATCTCCATCATGTCAACGGTGTGACGCAGCAAACCGCCCGGGAACGCATGGTGGTTCGATACAGCGGCGGCGGCTTTCTTGAACCGTTCCGCGAACGTGGTATCGGCAAGGTAGATTTCCCCCAAGCGGCGAAGGGACTGGTTTTCAAGCCCACCGATCAAGTCGGCAAGCCGCGTCATCAATCGCTCGGATTCGTTGGCGTCAAATCGCTCGAAATCGGCGACGGTGACTTCCGATTCGTCCATTCGCTCGACTTCAGTGACGATCAACTGAAGCGTCCCATTGTGGATCTGGGTACGTCCTCGGCAAAACACGTAGTCACCACGGTCGAACGACTCGAAGATGCGTTCGTCTGCATTCCACAACATTCCGGCAATCACGCCGGTTTTGTCGGACAACTTCAACAAAATGTACTTTCCGCCTTGGCGATTGACTCGCAATTGCTTGTCCGCAGCACGGAACACTTGTTCAACCGACTGACCGTCGGACAATTCAGATACGGAGATACGGTTCACAGGAGTTCGACTCGTCGAAAGTTGGAAACAGCGGCGGATGAAAACGCGAACGGCCTGCATCGTCGTCCGGCGGCGGCAACGCCGATCCGCAAAGGATGGCGGCAAAACCATGGAATTGGCAAGGCCTGGCATAACGCACCCCGCCTAAAGGGCTGGCATGATCGCACCCGCCGCTGCCATTATTGCGTCAGACTTGGCCCCGATAGCGTTGAATAAGGGTCCGCGAGCGTCTACGTTTGCATGATTCATGAACACCGCTAAACCCAAATACGATTTTCTGGACCCGCCGACCCGGGATGACGAAATTGGCCGATTGGGGCCATATCGCATCGTCGGTCTTTTGGGCCAGGGCGGCATGGGCGAGGTCTTTCGGGCGGAAGACGGGCGACTGAAGCGGACTGTCGCCCTAAAGATGATGAACAAAAAGCTGGCTGGGACGAGCAACAGCCGCAAACGATTCGTCGAAGAAGCCCGTTCGATGGCCGCCGTCCACCACGACAACGTCGCGACGATTTTCGAAGTCGGCCTGCAACGCGGCATGCCATATCTGGCGATGGAGTTGCTCAAGGGCGAATCGCTGTTCGATCGGATCAAGTCAAAGCCCAAGGACCATCGTAAGTTTTCGTATCCCGAAGTCATTCGCATTGCCCGCGAAGTCTCGTGCGGTTTAGCGGCCGCCCATGCGTGCGCAATAATCCACCGCGACATTAAACCGGCCAACATTTGGATGGAAGAGCCCAGTGGCCGCGCTAAGATCCTGGACTTTGGGCTGGCGGTCGCTGGTTCCGATCACCTGACTGGTCGCGGCAGCGTCGTTGGCAGCCCCGGTTATTTGTCGCCCGAACAAGCACGCAACGAACCGGTCGACGATCGAACGGATCTCTATGCCCTCGGCGTCGTCCTCTACCAGTTGTGTGGCGGCCGGTTGCCGTTGCGGTCCGCTTCCATGTCGGGCCAGTTGATTGCGATCCTTTGTCACGCCCCCGCGCCACTTCGAACGGTAGCTCCCGAGATCCCAGAACCGTTCTGCGAATTGGTGGACCGACTGCTATCCAAAGAAGCTCGCGACCGACCCAAGTCTGCGCTAGCGCTGGTCGACTTAGTCGACGACATCGAGCGAAACTTTCA
Encoded proteins:
- a CDS encoding COX15/CtaA family protein, with translation MTNTLPTTDIRPARWLHRLCVLAVCLVWPLIWVGGLVTTYDAGMAVPDWPATYGYNLFLYPYKTWLLGPFDLFIEHGHRLLGAVVGFVAIGIVIAAFAKEPRRWVRWFCVGLLVMVIAQGLLGGMRVVLGDRTLAMVHGCFGPAFFAVCVVAAVVTSDFWWRRNDSTTMGLPKIGRGILAVGFCLIGLSYLQLVLGAQLRHVQPTTRPGIFAMIIMLHVMTAFILWAATGGAWLRLRRCGDLTLSRPAAGLVGLVAVQIALGIGTWVVNYGWPSILEWVPGSADFLIRAKGFADSIIVTAHVATGSLILAVSAMLTARLGRERSRRRNESPSDDSAITKQPELAVSSDSVPATVTS
- a CDS encoding protoheme IX farnesyltransferase; protein product: MTNASAIKPIRASASKEPTRVGQGSAEVLDRSQSNAKAKATPSVFRDYVELTKPRIVTMILVTTTATAIIGGGGLISMVDWLWLMLGTAAISGSAGAANQIWERVIDCNMTRTANRPLPASRVALFPAVAYTAALGIGGSAILWSMFGAIPAIAGIATWLIYVLVYTPMKTRTAWNTTVGAVAGALPVLIGYTAMGGSITGVSGWLLFGVLATWQYPHFMAIAWMYRHQYDAAGFKMTTTVEPTGRSAGWQSIVGSLALIACGVALCFIDGFSWFAIPAAIGVLIATVPMLKASIQFTKSPDDGRARKLLRSSLLVLPAVLLIVTLRVFW
- a CDS encoding ABC transporter ATP-binding protein, with the protein product MPVCIAKEIHHAYGDHVALGGVDLSVDGGEIVTLLGPNGSGKTTLFRLLCTLLPLQQGSITIGGFDAKANPLAVRGQIGIVFQSPSLDKKLTVDENIACQAALYGIRGADLAKRRDELLSMLELTDRRADFCESLSGGLKRRVELAKGMLHRPRLLLLDEPSTGLDPSARLNLWSAIRKMADEGMAVLMTTHLLEEADKADRVAILSSGKKIAEGTPHGLRSEMGDGLVTIETSCETEVEQILRNELGLDAQCLHHQIRLRTDAPGPLVATLLERLGDKAESISIGRPSLEDVFVAKTGKVFE
- a CDS encoding ABC transporter permease, with the protein product MSNQARHAPTIADGYGAAWMLARREWVRFFRQRNRVTAAILQPLLFWLLFGTGLKGAFSGSGELDFMQFFLPGTLGLIVLFTAIFATISVIEDRREGFMQSVLVAPVGRWPVLFGKVIGGSAIAWVQAAVFLTLVYVVGTVSISWTVIPILVLLAVVAVAMCSLGMIVAWPMESTQGFHAIMMLGLMPMWLLSGSFFPIPVLDASASWGQWILGGIMRVNPLSYSMVELRRLMFPHIDFAAVGFAPSSPLCWAVSIAMAVVTTLIAWYLMRGSRKVDVIV
- a CDS encoding SCO family protein is translated as MKTLTNVVMILLIGVGLGLAIRSFRPARFGGPGPDETVFTNDGPAATDPNEIENATPTKPPEDEEWLSRFELTERSGKTIKSEDLAGHPYVVSFFFSTCPSICVQQNQIIKELQDEFEGQGVRFVAISVDPENDTPEKLREYAARFGADEEQWLFMTGDLTYIRRIGAEIFRQPVNKQFHTERFVLVDPKGEIEGFYNWPEKRQLAAMKEQIREMMKDQDS
- a CDS encoding DUF420 domain-containing protein, with the protein product MNWQFLADNLPHVTAALNATAAVLLAFGLVNIKRGKARVHKKYMLAALGVSALFLVLYLFHKVALFQATGEPNKRFPTDPAIASDAARYTYYGILGTHLILAITVPFLAVRAVYLAKTGRIVAHKKLVRYAFPIWMYVSVTGVMVYAMLYQLYAV